TCCGTTGGGTGAGCGCACGCAGCGTCGCCAGGTCGACGGTGCCGGGCACGAAGATCCCGTCGGCGCCGGCGGCCCGGTAGGCACGGGCGCGGGCGATGGTCTGCGGCAACGGGTCGTCCACCCCGAGCCACCAGGTGTCGGTACGGGCGTTGACGAACAGGTCCGGCACCGCCGCCTTCACCGCGGCGACCTTGTCGGCGGTGCAGGCCGGATCGGCCAGGGTGCCGTCGGCGCGGCCGTCCTCCAGGTTGATCCCGACCACGCCGTGCCCGGCCAACTCCGCCACGTACTCGGCGACCGCCGCCGGATCGTCGCTGAACCCGGCCTCGACGTCGACGCTGAGCAGCACCGGGAGGCGGGCGAGCCGACGGGCCAGGGCCAGGGTTTCCACGGCGGTGGCCCCGGTGCCGTCGGGTCGCCCGGCGGTCGCGGCGACCCCGAGGCTGGTGGTGCCGACCGCCCGGTGACCGCGCGCGGCGAGCGCCGCCGCCGAGGCATGGTCCCAGGCGTTCGGCAGCAGCAGCGGTCGGCCGTTGTGGTGCAGGGCGCGAAACTCCACACGACGGTTGGTCATCGGACGCTCACCTCCAGGGTCTTCGGAACCGTCAGGGTCGGGTGCGGCTCGTGGCACAGCGGGGCACGGGTGCGCCGGCAACGTTCGCGCAGCACGTCGAACACCCCGGTGGCGAGGGCCAGGGCCTGCCGGTCGCCGGGGCAGCCACGCTCCCCGGCCCCGAAGGTCAGCAGGCCAGCACCGGGTCGACCCGGCCGGAACGCCGCCGGCTCGGCGAACACCTGCGGGTCACGGTTGGCCGCGTCGAAACGCAGGAGCATCTGGCTGCCCGCCGGCAGATCCCGCCCACCCAGTCGCACCTCCGTCGTGGTGATCCGCCGGGTCGCCCGTACCGGCGGATCGAGCCGCAACACCTCCGCCAACAACTGCGCCGTCCCCGCCGCGTCTGGCGAGTCGCCGCCGGCCAGGCTGCCGGGCGGAGGCAGCAGGTGGTGGGCGGCGGCGCCGATCAGGCCGGCGGTCGCGTCGCACGCCTGCACCAGCAGACCGATCAGGTTCGCGCGTACCTCCGGTGCGGCCGGCGGCACCACCGCCAGCAGCGTCGCCACCGCCCGGTCGGCCCGCCGGACCAGAGCCACGTCAACCCCCGGGTGGTACGCCGCCGCGACGACCGCGACCGCCGTCCCGGCGGCTGTCGGATCGGCGAAACCGAGGCGCTCGGCCAGCACCCGCAGTGGCACCGGTCGGGCCAGTTCACGCATCACGTCGAGGCGGCCACCGGCACGGTCCAGGACGGCGACGGTCAACCGGGCCGCCTCGTCGCGCAGCTCGTCCGGGTCCAGCGCGCCCAGCGCGTCAACCACGATCGCCCGGCGCTCGGCGTGCCGTTGCGAGGTGCTGAACCGGCTGACCGAGGCACGCAGCCAGGCGAGCGTGCCGTACGGGCCGCTGTCGACGGCCGGCACCTCGAACGCCGGGTGGGTCAGCGCCGTCCGTACGTCCGCGTGCCGCGTCACCCACCAACCGCGCTCGGGTTCGAACGAGGGCGGGCCGCACGCTGGCAGCGACGCAGCGGGCGCAAGGTGGGGCCAGATGTCAGGCACCGGCCGACCGTAGAACCGGAACCGTTCGCCCCCCACCGAACGATCCCGCCCCGCGCTCTTCGGCCAAGATCATGCTCGATCCTGGATCCAGTGATGTCCTGGCCCGCGGAGGCCACTGAATCCATGATGTAGCGCCCTGCGCCGCGCGTGCGGTCCTGCGTGGCGCGCGGGTCACGCTCGGCCGCTGGCGGGTGCCGGGGACGGGGTGGGAGCGAGGGTCTGTTCGGGGACGTCCAGGGTTTCGGCGAGGGCGGTGCGGCCGGTCGGGGTGAGGCGGACCGCGCGGCCGGCGCCCGGCGTGATCCAGCCCCGGTCGACGAAGCAGCGGCAGAGCGCGGCACCGAGCGCTCCAGCCAGGTGCGGACGGCGCTCGGTCCAGTCCAGGCAGTCGCGGACCACCGGGCGTCGAGCGGTGCGCACGACGTGCACCGGTACGCCCAGTTCGGCCGCCCACGCCCACCCATCGGGGGTCAGCGCCAAGCCGCCGGAGCGGTCCAGCCGTCCGTCGGCCAGCAGCGCGTCGTACATCAGCACGCCCAACCGCCCGGCCAGGTGGTCGTAGCAGGTCCGGGCGTACGCCAAGGCGCCGTTGGCGTTGGCCGCGCGCAGCGACCCAGCCGGCGCGGGTGGGGCCGGGGCGTGCCCGGCCAGGTCCTCGATCAGTTGGGCCACCGACGGCCCGGCCAGCCGCAGGTAGCGGTGGCGGCCCTGCCGCTCCTCGACCAGCAGGCCACCACGGACCAGGCGGGTGAGGTGGTCGCTGGCCGTCGACGGCGCGACACCGGCCCGCCGGGCCAGTTCGCCGGCCGTCCAGGCCCGGCCGTCGAGCAGCGCGACGCAGATGCCGGCCCGGGTGTCGTCGGCCAGCAGGGCCGCCAACTCGGCCATCCCGCGGCCCTCGGTGCCACCACTCATGGCTCCATCATCGCCCCAACGGGCGGCGTACCGACCATCCGGGCCCGGTGCGAGGCAGACGAGCGGGACGTACCACGTCGAACGCGTCTGCGTCCGATGACGCGCTTGCCCACTGCCTTACGCTGAAGGGGCCACGGCGCCACCACGGCAAGTCGTGGCCTTAGCGCTCGCACCCTGGGCGGATAGAAGTAGCCGCATGAACTGGACGAAGTTCAGAAGCGACCGCACCCCTCGCCGACTCCGCGCCGTTGCCGACCTGCAGTTCCCTGCCAGCGCGCGTGAGCATCTACGGAATCAGCATCCCCAGCTCAGCGACGACGACATCGTCCTCGTCGAAACCGCGACCCGGCAGTGGTTCCGGCTCGTCACCCGTCACACCAGTGCGAAGCTGTCGATGCCGTCGGTGGTGGTGGACGATCTGTGGCAGGCGCTGGCCCTGCACACGCAGGACTACGCCGCTTTCTGCGACGCCGCGTTCGGGCGCCTTGTGCAGCATGAGCCGAGGTCCGCGACAGGCGGTGCCACGACCACCGCCGTTCGCAGCTCCGAACTGCTCGCCACGCTGAATTACGGCCGCCTGGACGAGGGTTGTGGGCCGACCGACCTTCCCCTGCTGTTCCGGGTGGACCAGGAGCTCCGCGTCCGCGATGGCAACCGCTACCTGGCCGACTGCGGAGGCCGGGGCGAATGCTTCCCGGTCTCCGGCCGGGTCTGTCTGCAACACCTCGCAGGGCCGGGTAAGCGAACCAGGCCACGCGGCATTCGCGGCGATCTGCCCTTCCTCGACGGCCGACACGGCTACGCCGGTGGTGCGGGCGGCACTGACGGCGGCGAGTTCGGTGGCGGGGGCGGAGGCGGGGGCGGCGGCGACGGTAGTGGGGGCAACAACTGAGACCCCGACGACGCCGCGATGGCGCTAGCGGAGCCGGCCCAGCCGGCTCACCGTCCGGTCCGCGCCATCGTAGCTGCGGGCGGCCTCGAACTCGCCCGTCGGGCGCTGCCCGCCCGCAACAGCCCGAGCCAGCCGCAGATCCGCGTTGCGGAACCGCAGCGCCAGGCTCAGGTGTGGCATCCACGCGCCCGGCGCGTGCCAGGGTCGAAGCCCGTCAGCCTCGGCGAGGATGTCCCAGACGGCGGCGTGCAGCGAAGCCAGTGCCGGCGTTGGCCGGACGAGCCAGACCAACGGGGCGCTGCCGTCGAGGACGACGACGCGATCGAGTGTGACCGGTAGTGGCAGCGCGGCGTCGAACAGCTCGGCCAGTCGGTGCTGGACGCCGGGCGGGAAATCGTCCACCGCGGCGAGGGTGAGGTGCGGTCGGTTGGTCGGATGGATGTTGCGGGCCAGGCTGGGCAGTCCTGCCGCCGCCAACCGCTCCCAGGTCGACCGGACCGCAGCGTCCAACCCGGCCGAGCAGACCAGTTCCACCGTACGCACGCGCCCACGCTAGTCGGGCGGTCGGCGCCACCCCTACCGATCAGGACCGGGCACGCTCCTTCTAACGCGTCTGACGGAGGGGGACGTCCTCGCCCGACACCGGGTTGATTCCGCCCGCGATCCGGGCCCGGTGGGTCAGGTCGAAGATGGCGACGGTGGTGATGGTCGCCGCGCCGAGCAGGCCCACCGCCAGCGGCGGGAGTTGCGCCGCCACCGGGCTCAGGGCCAGACATGCCACCACGGCCGCGAGGCAGTGCTTCGTCAGACGGTCGAACACCCAGATCTCGAAGATCATCCGTCCGACGAGGAAGGTCAGTGGCCCGATCAGAATCGCCACGACGTTACCGGCCGACCGCTCTGCGTCGGGCTCCTTGAGCATCAACTCCCCGCCGATGCCGGTGAGCAGGATGCCCGCCACCATCACCAGGTGGGTGTAGCTCGCCCGCAGGTTGAGCCGGTACGGGTCCACAGCGGTGTTGATCTTCGCGGCGAGGCTGGTCGTGGTGCGATAGAAGTAGGTCCACCAGAGGAAGACCACAGTCCAGAAGGTGAGCAGAAACGCGGTGGTGTCCTGCAGATCCCGCGGCGACAGCCGGTAGAAGTTGCCGGTGGCGAGGATCGTCTCGCCGAGGGCCAGGATGATGAACTGCCGGTACCGCTCGTTCAGGTGTTCGCCCGCGAGACGCCACTCGTTCGCGCGTGCCCGACCGAGCCATGGGACAGGCCATCCGAAGACCGGCGCCAAGTAGTCGATCGCCAGGGCGCACGCCCACCACAGGGCCCGCGCTTCGCCGCCGCTGGACGCGGCCCCGGCGAACCAGATCGTCGCGGACATCAGATACCAGACGATTCCCCGGACCGGCCGACGCCAGGCCGGGGTACCGCGCAGATAGAGGGCCATGACCAGGGTACGGCCGAGGTGGATCCCGAGGTACGCGCTCACGAAGACGAAGCCCTGATCACCGAACGCGTCCGGAACGTTGATGGACATCAACAGACTGCCGAGCATCACGCAGATGATCAGGACCTGCACGGTGGGTCGTTCGCAGTCGAGGCTGTCGGTGGCCAGGTTGGTGTTGTACCAGATCCACCAGAAGGCGAGCAGGAAGATCACGGCTTGCGCGTCGGCGAGCAAGCTGGGCTCCTCGACCAGGGTCGCCGACAGACGGCCGAGGGTGAAGATGAAGACGAGGTCGAAGAACAGCTCGACGGCACTGGAACGCACCGGGTCGACCGGACCCGCCGCGACCTTCCTGGGCATTTGCCTATCTTCGCAGCCGACTCGGAGACGAGGACTCGACTGCCTTTATTGATCAGCGCCGTAGAGCGTTCGTCCGTCCACCCACGCTTCGGTCGTCCGCCGAGGCGCGCCGAAGGTGTCGACGGTCAGAGCCAGCCGTTGTCCCGGGCGGTGCGTACGGCCTCGGCCCGGTCGGCGGCGCCGAGCTTCTGGACGGCGGCGGAGAGGTGGTTGCGCACGGTGCCGGTGGACAGGTGCACCCGACGGGCGATCACCGCGACCGGGGCACCGACCTCGGCCAGCCGTAGCGTCTCCAGTTCCCGAGGGGTCAGCGGGCACGGGGGCAGGGTCAACGCGTCGGCGGCCAGCGACGGGTCGACGTATCGACCCCCGGCGTGCACCCGGCGGATCACGTCGGCGAGCGCCCCACCCGGCGAGCCCTTGGGCAGGAACCCTCGGGCGCCGGCGGTCAGCGCCTGGCGCAGGTGCCCGGGGCGACCGTGCCCGGTCAGCACAACCACCGCGCAGTCAGGTCGGACCCGGGTCAGCTCGGCGGCTACCGCGATGCCGTCCAGGCCGGGCATCTCCAGGTCCACCACGGCCACGTCCGGGCGGTGCGCGAGTGCCGCGGTGACGGCTGTCTTCCCGTCGGCGGCGTGTGCCACCACCTCGATGTCCGGTTCGAGGCCGAGCAGGGCGGCGACAGCGACCCGGATCAGGTCCTCGTCGTCGGCGAGCAGGACGCGGATCACGACGACACCGGCACGGTGGCTTCGAGGGTGAAGATGGCGTCCTCCCGGCGTACCCGCAACTCGCCCCCGACAGCGGCGAGCCGGTCGGCCAGCCCACGCAGGCCGTGGCTGTGCGCGTCCGGGCCACGGTCGTCGGCGCCGTCGTTGGCCACCGTCATCCTGGCCACGTCATCCTCCCGCTCGATGCGGATCCGACACCAGTCGGCCCGGCTGTGCCGCAGCACGTTGGTGCTCGCCTCGCGCAGCACCGCCGCCAGTTCGATGGCGGCGGGCTGCGGCAGGTCCGCTGGTAGTGGCAGAACCGTGCACCGCACCCCGCAGGAGCGCAGCACCCCCACCACCGCGGTGAGTTGTTCGTCGAGGTCGACGGTCCGATAGCCGTGCACGGTCGCCCGTACCTCGCTCAGCGCGGAGGCGGCCAACCGTTGCACCTCGGCGGCTTCCCGCCCGGCCCGTTCCGGGTCGACCGGGGCGAGCCGGGCGGCGAGTTCGGCCTTCAACGCGATCACCGTGAGATGGTGCCCCAGCACGTCGTGCACGTCGCGGCCGAAGCGCAGCCGCTCCTCGGCGGCGGCCAGCCGAGCCTGGGCCGCCTGGCCCTGCCGGGCCTCCACGAGCAGGTCCCAGAACCAGACCTGGAACCCGTTGACGGCGGCGACGCCCACGCCGATCCCGCCGGTCACGGCGAGGTGGCGCGGAACGGAACCGCCGGTCCACCAGGCCACCGCCACCGCCACCGTCAGGACGCCGACCGCCACCGCCAGCGCGGCCCGCCACCGCACCAGCAGCGGCGTCATGCCGATCAGCGCCGCGCCGAGCCAGGCCCACGTCGGCCACCTGCCGGCCGCCACCGGACCCACCAGCGGAACGGTCAGCACCGCCACCGCGACCAGGCTCAGCTCGGCCCGACGCCGCCAGCGCGGGTCGAGCCACGGCGTCACCGCCGCGTACAGGACGACAGTCTGGGCGATCACGAAGGCGAGGATGCCGACCGCGCCGAGCGCCACCCGGCCCGGATCGGGCTCGCGGGTCAGGCCGACCGCCGGTAGCAGGACGCTCGCCCACACACCGGTGGCCAGCGACACCAGCGTCGCGGCCCGGGCGCGGCGCAGCCGTCGGTCCGCCCGGGGAGTCACCGCCTCGCTCGCCACGCACCGATCCTAGGACCGTCCCCGGCACGGTCCACCCCGGCGAACTGTCACGGTCGGGCCGTGCGGTCCGCACGGTTTTCCCGTGACGATCGGGTCTGCCCGCCGCACCTGGAGCATCGGCATGGTCGAGGCATGGAAAACACCCGGATGTACGCGGACAGCGTCACCGCCGTACCGTCACGCGCGCCCCTGCCCACCTCCGACCCGGCGTCCTCGGCCCCGACACCGACCACCGCCGTCCCGACCACCGCGGCCCCGGCCAGCAGCAGGCGGCGGCTGCTGTGGCACCTGGGCGAGATGGCCCTGGCGATGGTCGCCGGGATGCTGCTGCTCGGGCCGTTGTGGGAGCTGGCCGGCGCGGCGCTGGGCGTCGGTGACACCCTGGCCCGGCCGGAGG
The nucleotide sequence above comes from Micromonospora luteifusca. Encoded proteins:
- a CDS encoding isocitrate lyase/PEP mutase family protein, yielding MTNRRVEFRALHHNGRPLLLPNAWDHASAAALAARGHRAVGTTSLGVAATAGRPDGTGATAVETLALARRLARLPVLLSVDVEAGFSDDPAAVAEYVAELAGHGVVGINLEDGRADGTLADPACTADKVAAVKAAVPDLFVNARTDTWWLGVDDPLPQTIARARAYRAAGADGIFVPGTVDLATLRALTQRIDAPLNALYQPGGPGLDDLGRAGVARVSTGSLLFRVALAAALATADGIRADGVPAGGLAVLDGLPSYAEVQGLVPADGD
- a CDS encoding cytochrome P450, with product MTRHADVRTALTHPAFEVPAVDSGPYGTLAWLRASVSRFSTSQRHAERRAIVVDALGALDPDELRDEAARLTVAVLDRAGGRLDVMRELARPVPLRVLAERLGFADPTAAGTAVAVVAAAYHPGVDVALVRRADRAVATLLAVVPPAAPEVRANLIGLLVQACDATAGLIGAAAHHLLPPPGSLAGGDSPDAAGTAQLLAEVLRLDPPVRATRRITTTEVRLGGRDLPAGSQMLLRFDAANRDPQVFAEPAAFRPGRPGAGLLTFGAGERGCPGDRQALALATGVFDVLRERCRRTRAPLCHEPHPTLTVPKTLEVSVR
- a CDS encoding ArsR/SmtB family transcription factor, with the translated sequence MSGGTEGRGMAELAALLADDTRAGICVALLDGRAWTAGELARRAGVAPSTASDHLTRLVRGGLLVEERQGRHRYLRLAGPSVAQLIEDLAGHAPAPPAPAGSLRAANANGALAYARTCYDHLAGRLGVLMYDALLADGRLDRSGGLALTPDGWAWAAELGVPVHVVRTARRPVVRDCLDWTERRPHLAGALGAALCRCFVDRGWITPGAGRAVRLTPTGRTALAETLDVPEQTLAPTPSPAPASGRA
- a CDS encoding 2'-5' RNA ligase family protein; its protein translation is MRTVELVCSAGLDAAVRSTWERLAAAGLPSLARNIHPTNRPHLTLAAVDDFPPGVQHRLAELFDAALPLPVTLDRVVVLDGSAPLVWLVRPTPALASLHAAVWDILAEADGLRPWHAPGAWMPHLSLALRFRNADLRLARAVAGGQRPTGEFEAARSYDGADRTVSRLGRLR
- a CDS encoding low temperature requirement protein A translates to MPRKVAAGPVDPVRSSAVELFFDLVFIFTLGRLSATLVEEPSLLADAQAVIFLLAFWWIWYNTNLATDSLDCERPTVQVLIICVMLGSLLMSINVPDAFGDQGFVFVSAYLGIHLGRTLVMALYLRGTPAWRRPVRGIVWYLMSATIWFAGAASSGGEARALWWACALAIDYLAPVFGWPVPWLGRARANEWRLAGEHLNERYRQFIILALGETILATGNFYRLSPRDLQDTTAFLLTFWTVVFLWWTYFYRTTTSLAAKINTAVDPYRLNLRASYTHLVMVAGILLTGIGGELMLKEPDAERSAGNVVAILIGPLTFLVGRMIFEIWVFDRLTKHCLAAVVACLALSPVAAQLPPLAVGLLGAATITTVAIFDLTHRARIAGGINPVSGEDVPLRQTR
- a CDS encoding response regulator transcription factor; protein product: MIRVLLADDEDLIRVAVAALLGLEPDIEVVAHAADGKTAVTAALAHRPDVAVVDLEMPGLDGIAVAAELTRVRPDCAVVVLTGHGRPGHLRQALTAGARGFLPKGSPGGALADVIRRVHAGGRYVDPSLAADALTLPPCPLTPRELETLRLAEVGAPVAVIARRVHLSTGTVRNHLSAAVQKLGAADRAEAVRTARDNGWL
- a CDS encoding sensor histidine kinase; the protein is MASEAVTPRADRRLRRARAATLVSLATGVWASVLLPAVGLTREPDPGRVALGAVGILAFVIAQTVVLYAAVTPWLDPRWRRRAELSLVAVAVLTVPLVGPVAAGRWPTWAWLGAALIGMTPLLVRWRAALAVAVGVLTVAVAVAWWTGGSVPRHLAVTGGIGVGVAAVNGFQVWFWDLLVEARQGQAAQARLAAAEERLRFGRDVHDVLGHHLTVIALKAELAARLAPVDPERAGREAAEVQRLAASALSEVRATVHGYRTVDLDEQLTAVVGVLRSCGVRCTVLPLPADLPQPAAIELAAVLREASTNVLRHSRADWCRIRIEREDDVARMTVANDGADDRGPDAHSHGLRGLADRLAAVGGELRVRREDAIFTLEATVPVSS